Proteins found in one Panicum hallii strain FIL2 chromosome 4, PHallii_v3.1, whole genome shotgun sequence genomic segment:
- the LOC112890964 gene encoding uncharacterized protein LOC112890964 — MAAAGSGADKENAAPSTSAATAAGPRRHGYGVRSCGVKKRSSRARGAGRVPLRDITNLVAAAAGPEATLAPGQDASPAAVELAKKPDAAVPAVAGAAEAQDGAAAGGAAAKKAAAAPRYSLRKGFR, encoded by the coding sequence atggccgccgccggctccggAGCTGACAAGGAGAACGCCGCTCCTTCGACTTCGGCCGCCACCGCGGCCGGTCCCCGGCGGCACGGGTACGGCGTCAGGAGCTGCGGGGTGAAGAAGCGGTCATCCAGGGCGCGGGGGGCCGGGCGGGTGCCGCTCCGGGACATCACCAAtctggtggcggcggccgcggggcccGAGGCAACGCTCGCGCCCGGGCAGGACGCGTCGCCGGCCGCGGTGGAGCTGGCGAAGAAGCCCGATGCGGCGGTGCCGGCGGTGGCGGGAGCGGCGGAGGCGCAGGACGGAGCGGCTGCTGGTGGCGCCGCGGCGAAGAAGGCGGCCGCTGCGCCCAGATACTCGCTCCGGAAGGGGTTCAGATAG